The Hymenobacter oligotrophus genome has a window encoding:
- a CDS encoding S9 family peptidase has protein sequence MHVILRRLSLPLVLLALAGSPALAQQQLLTVEDAFRNTALNPANLRQLGWIPNSTDEYSFVRTENGQDELVRGRVGGTLQSVVTLGNLGQALQAAGAPAVKAMGFPQVQWTGPDAFLVAMPSREVFRYSTAEGKATKLFGYQAGADNVEFDPTKTRVAYTKEQNLFISQAGKENVAVTSEANPAIVNGQAAHRSEFGITKGTFWSPKGNKMAYYRMDQTMVTDYPLINTAEVPAKAEPIKYPMAGDKSHHVTVGVYDVATGKTVFLQTGEPKEQYLTNISWSPDEKSVYVAVLNREQNHMWLRQFDAATGALVKTLFEETDKEYVEPQHPLQFVPGQPDQFVWQSQRDGYNHLYLYNTAGKLLRQLTQGPWLVTDVLGFDGKGKTVYFASNQEGTIQRQLYALPLGGGKPRRISSGAGTHTGTLSPSGERLLDSYSSQTTPRTVAVLGTKDGKSQAQLLNAPNPLANYRLGATKVFPIKAADGQTDLYARLITPPNFDPNKKYPAVIYVYGGPHVQLVTDSWLGGGNLWMQMMAEKGYVVFTVDSRGSGNRGLPFEQATHRQLGTQELADQLKGVDYLKSLPYVDAQRIGVHGWSYGGFMTTTMLTRAPQGTFKVGVAGGPVIDWRLYEVMYTERYMDTPQENPEGYQKANLLNYVENLKAPLLMIHGTIDDVVVWQHSQAYLKNAVDKGVQLDYFVYPGHPHNVGGKDRVHLYTKITNYLDMYLKPEAPAAGTNTSGQ, from the coding sequence ATGCACGTTATTTTGCGGCGGCTTTCGCTGCCCCTAGTACTGCTGGCCTTGGCCGGCTCGCCCGCGCTGGCGCAGCAGCAACTCCTTACCGTGGAAGACGCCTTCCGCAACACCGCCCTCAACCCCGCCAACCTCCGGCAACTGGGCTGGATACCCAACTCGACAGACGAATACAGCTTTGTGCGCACCGAAAACGGGCAAGACGAGCTGGTGCGCGGCCGCGTGGGCGGCACCCTGCAATCCGTGGTAACGCTCGGCAACCTAGGGCAAGCCTTGCAAGCCGCTGGTGCCCCGGCCGTAAAAGCCATGGGCTTTCCGCAGGTGCAGTGGACGGGCCCCGACGCCTTTTTGGTAGCCATGCCCAGCCGCGAGGTATTCCGCTACTCCACGGCCGAGGGCAAAGCCACCAAGCTGTTCGGCTACCAGGCTGGCGCCGACAACGTGGAGTTTGACCCGACCAAAACGCGGGTAGCCTACACCAAAGAGCAGAACCTGTTCATCAGCCAAGCAGGCAAGGAGAACGTGGCCGTTACCTCGGAAGCTAACCCGGCCATCGTGAACGGCCAAGCGGCTCATCGCTCCGAGTTCGGCATTACCAAGGGCACGTTTTGGAGCCCCAAAGGCAACAAGATGGCTTACTACCGCATGGACCAAACCATGGTAACGGACTATCCGCTGATTAACACCGCGGAAGTACCGGCCAAGGCCGAGCCCATTAAATACCCCATGGCCGGCGACAAAAGCCACCACGTAACCGTGGGCGTGTACGACGTGGCTACGGGCAAAACCGTGTTTTTGCAAACCGGCGAGCCCAAGGAGCAATACCTCACCAACATCAGCTGGAGCCCCGACGAGAAATCGGTGTACGTGGCCGTGCTCAACCGCGAGCAAAACCACATGTGGCTGCGCCAGTTCGATGCTGCTACCGGTGCGTTGGTGAAAACCTTGTTTGAGGAAACCGATAAGGAGTACGTGGAGCCGCAGCACCCGCTGCAGTTTGTGCCGGGCCAGCCCGATCAATTTGTGTGGCAAAGCCAGCGCGACGGCTACAACCACCTGTACCTCTACAACACCGCGGGCAAGCTGCTGCGCCAGCTCACCCAAGGCCCGTGGCTGGTAACCGATGTGCTCGGCTTCGATGGCAAGGGCAAAACGGTGTACTTCGCCAGCAACCAAGAGGGCACCATTCAGCGCCAGCTCTACGCGTTGCCCCTAGGTGGCGGCAAGCCGCGCCGCATCAGCAGCGGGGCCGGCACCCACACCGGCACGCTTAGCCCCTCGGGCGAGCGGCTGCTCGATTCGTACAGCAGCCAAACCACGCCGCGCACCGTTGCCGTGCTGGGCACCAAGGATGGCAAAAGCCAAGCGCAGCTGCTGAACGCGCCCAACCCGCTGGCCAACTACCGCCTAGGTGCTACCAAGGTGTTCCCGATTAAGGCAGCCGATGGACAAACCGACCTGTACGCTCGCCTTATTACCCCGCCCAACTTCGACCCAAATAAGAAGTACCCGGCGGTGATTTACGTGTACGGCGGCCCACACGTGCAGCTCGTAACCGACTCGTGGCTGGGCGGCGGCAACCTCTGGATGCAGATGATGGCCGAGAAAGGGTACGTGGTGTTCACCGTCGACTCGCGCGGCTCGGGCAACCGCGGCTTGCCCTTCGAGCAGGCCACGCACCGGCAGTTGGGCACGCAGGAGCTGGCCGACCAGCTTAAAGGCGTCGATTACCTGAAGTCCTTGCCCTACGTGGACGCCCAGCGCATTGGCGTGCACGGCTGGAGCTACGGCGGTTTCATGACGACGACCATGCTTACGCGCGCTCCGCAAGGCACTTTTAAGGTGGGCGTGGCCGGCGGCCCCGTTATCGACTGGCGCCTGTACGAGGTGATGTACACCGAGCGCTACATGGACACTCCGCAAGAAAACCCCGAGGGCTACCAGAAAGCCAACCTGCTCAATTACGTGGAGAACCTGAAGGCGCCGCTGCTGATGATCCACGGCACCATCGACGACGTGGTGGTGTGGCAGCACAGCCAGGCCTACCTTAAAAACGCCGTTGATAAGGGTGTGCAGCTCGATTACTTTGTGTACCCCGGCCACCCGCACAACGTGGGCGGCAAAGACCGGGTGCACCTCTACACCAAAATCACGAACTACCTCGACATGTACCTGAAGCCGGAGGCTCCGGCTGCGGGCACCAACACGAGCGGACAGTAA
- a CDS encoding YceI family protein, protein MKKFVLPLLLVGALFTAPAHAQEKFGVKKTTPGTAKANNNAYAAQPQLSTLGWVGKKVGGQHNGTVALKDGQMLVRGNQVTGGTFTFDMNSIKVDDIKDADYNGKLVGHLKNDDFFSSEKFPTATFVITNLKPLKGDANGNNALVTGNLTIKGKTGVVSFPAKVGVKDGVASASGVATVDRTKYDVKYGSTLFGAAADKAIDDNFTLSFNVIAKQQAQ, encoded by the coding sequence ATGAAAAAGTTTGTTCTGCCCCTGCTGCTCGTAGGCGCTCTGTTTACCGCTCCGGCCCACGCTCAGGAGAAGTTTGGTGTTAAGAAAACCACCCCCGGTACCGCCAAGGCCAACAACAACGCCTACGCCGCGCAGCCGCAGCTGAGCACCCTAGGTTGGGTGGGCAAAAAAGTAGGTGGCCAGCACAACGGCACCGTGGCTCTGAAAGACGGCCAGATGCTGGTGCGCGGCAACCAAGTAACGGGCGGCACCTTCACCTTCGATATGAACTCGATTAAGGTGGACGACATCAAAGACGCCGACTACAACGGCAAATTGGTGGGCCACCTGAAGAACGACGACTTCTTCAGCTCGGAGAAATTTCCGACCGCTACTTTCGTAATCACGAATCTGAAGCCACTGAAAGGCGATGCCAACGGCAACAACGCCCTGGTAACCGGCAACCTCACCATCAAAGGCAAAACCGGCGTGGTAAGCTTCCCGGCTAAAGTAGGCGTGAAGGACGGCGTGGCTTCGGCCTCGGGCGTAGCTACCGTCGACCGCACCAAGTACGACGTGAAGTACGGCTCGACCCTGTTCGGCGCCGCCGCCGATAAGGCCATCGACGACAATTTCACGCTGAGCTTCAACGTAATTGCCAAGCAGCAAGCTCAGTAA
- a CDS encoding MarR family winged helix-turn-helix transcriptional regulator, translating into MKLEDEIQQRVFKSAYQKAHLNVVFTAGWLQQRLAAAFKPYGITLPQYNVLRILRGQHPKPATVNLLIERMLDKTSNASRIVDKLEAKGLVTRQVCPSNRRAVDIRITDAGLELLQQTEELANAKHSGLENLSNEEAALLSDLLDKIRS; encoded by the coding sequence ATGAAGCTCGAAGACGAAATCCAACAGCGGGTGTTCAAGAGCGCCTACCAAAAAGCCCACTTGAACGTGGTTTTTACGGCAGGCTGGCTGCAACAACGCCTGGCTGCGGCCTTCAAGCCCTACGGCATCACGCTGCCGCAATACAACGTGCTGCGCATTTTGCGGGGGCAGCATCCTAAGCCTGCCACCGTGAACCTGCTCATCGAGCGCATGCTCGATAAAACCAGCAACGCTTCGCGCATTGTGGATAAGCTGGAGGCCAAGGGCTTGGTAACGCGGCAGGTGTGCCCCAGCAACCGCCGGGCCGTGGATATCCGCATTACTGACGCCGGCCTCGAGCTGCTGCAGCAAACCGAGGAGCTGGCCAACGCCAAGCACAGCGGCCTCGAAAACCTCAGCAACGAAGAAGCCGCGCTGCTCAGCGACTTACTTGATAAAATCCGCAGCTAA
- a CDS encoding DUF6799 domain-containing protein: MKKLTSLLLVIGACLTTAAAAQAQNAPAQAAQQDNQRELQSTDQFVMQNGSVVKRRGNQTVGLSQNVRLPNGTKVNVKSGIVELPGGKITTLKEGDYVRADGSIVYATPQSAAAARGETAPADAKFGGVDQGAVPSTAEADQRIADLGRRVDLMAQKLQLLNQKISLLSQGHPKLPDTSQLDSQIKALDEQLRSVK, encoded by the coding sequence ATGAAAAAGCTGACCTCCCTCCTGCTTGTGATTGGCGCTTGCCTTACCACGGCCGCTGCCGCGCAAGCCCAAAACGCACCCGCCCAAGCTGCCCAGCAAGATAACCAGCGCGAACTTCAAAGCACCGATCAGTTTGTAATGCAAAACGGCTCGGTGGTAAAGCGCCGCGGCAACCAAACCGTTGGGCTAAGCCAAAACGTGCGCCTGCCCAACGGCACCAAGGTAAACGTGAAGAGCGGTATTGTGGAGCTGCCCGGCGGTAAGATTACTACGCTGAAAGAAGGCGACTACGTGCGCGCCGACGGCAGCATTGTATACGCCACGCCGCAAAGCGCCGCGGCCGCCCGCGGCGAAACCGCCCCGGCCGATGCCAAGTTTGGCGGCGTCGACCAGGGCGCGGTGCCCAGCACGGCCGAGGCCGACCAGCGCATTGCCGACCTAGGCCGCCGCGTTGATTTGATGGCGCAGAAGTTGCAACTGCTCAACCAGAAGATTTCGCTGCTCAGCCAAGGCCACCCCAAATTGCCCGACACCAGCCAGCTCGACAGCCAGATCAAGGCCCTCGACGAGCAACTGCGAAGCGTGAAGTAG
- a CDS encoding enolase C-terminal domain-like protein, protein MLHWSIGSLELPLRFTWKISRNASDAKTNLLVRAGEGAQAGWGEAAPNVRYAETPELLLAQFAALQQAGLGSVQHLHDLTALLDAANPAHALRFAVESAYVHHQARKQGLSVPELLQVPTPAAAVPTAFTLPIMEPGAVAGFVQAQGMARFPLLKVKVNQEGGADLLRELTRLLPGHPLLVDGNEAWHDADGLLRFVEAVRDLPGLNVQLLEQPLPATCTDDYRHLHRRSPWPLIADESVTDTADFAAIAEQFHVLNMKLMKAGGYLNGVRLLRQAQAHGLRTMIGCMVETSLGIWSALQVSGLAEVCDLDGFLIVRDEPYGLVHETNGHLTAQAQVPVL, encoded by the coding sequence ATGCTGCACTGGTCCATCGGCTCGCTCGAGCTGCCGCTTCGCTTTACCTGGAAAATTTCGCGCAACGCCTCCGACGCCAAAACCAACCTGTTGGTGCGGGCGGGCGAAGGCGCGCAGGCCGGCTGGGGCGAAGCTGCGCCCAACGTGCGCTACGCCGAAACGCCCGAGCTGCTGCTGGCACAATTTGCCGCCCTGCAACAAGCCGGGCTAGGTAGCGTGCAGCACCTCCATGACCTAACGGCCCTGCTCGATGCCGCCAATCCCGCCCACGCGCTACGCTTCGCGGTAGAGTCGGCCTACGTGCACCACCAGGCCCGCAAGCAAGGCCTGAGCGTGCCCGAGCTGCTGCAAGTGCCCACACCCGCCGCGGCGGTGCCCACGGCCTTTACCCTGCCCATTATGGAGCCAGGCGCGGTGGCCGGTTTTGTGCAGGCGCAAGGCATGGCGCGTTTTCCGCTGCTGAAGGTGAAAGTAAACCAGGAGGGCGGCGCCGATTTGCTGCGCGAGCTAACCCGGTTGCTGCCCGGCCACCCTTTGCTCGTCGACGGCAACGAAGCCTGGCACGACGCCGATGGCCTGTTGCGCTTCGTGGAAGCAGTACGCGACTTACCCGGCCTGAACGTGCAACTGCTAGAGCAGCCGTTGCCCGCCACCTGCACCGACGATTACCGCCACCTGCACCGCCGCAGCCCCTGGCCGCTCATCGCCGACGAATCGGTGACCGATACTGCCGATTTCGCCGCCATTGCCGAGCAATTTCACGTGCTGAACATGAAATTGATGAAAGCCGGTGGCTACCTCAACGGCGTACGGCTGCTGCGCCAAGCTCAGGCGCACGGTCTGCGCACCATGATTGGCTGCATGGTTGAAACCAGCCTAGGTATATGGTCGGCGCTGCAGGTCAGTGGCCTGGCCGAAGTGTGCGACCTAGACGGTTTCCTGATTGTGCGCGACGAGCCTTACGGCTTGGTGCACGAAACAAACGGGCACCTGACCGCTCAAGCGCAGGTGCCCGTTTTATAA